The Ancylobacter sp. WKF20 genome contains a region encoding:
- a CDS encoding HAD family phosphatase: MSLNDVSLNDARRFRAVAWDIDGTLIDSEPLHHRALVAICGELGADLSDLPDQAFCGTHIRDVWKILRPRLPESTVEAEWIAAINRFYVENRAELMLLPGAVGTIRTLAGRGVAQACVSNSSRRVVDANIDALGIADKLAFSISLDDVEHGKPNPEPYARACARLGLPPAQVVAVEDSLAGARAARAAGLHVIGYGSAAFDDIDHAIEAIDQVLALFPPA; encoded by the coding sequence ATGAGCCTGAACGATGTGAGCCTGAATGATGCCCGCCGCTTTCGCGCCGTCGCCTGGGACATTGACGGCACGCTGATCGACAGCGAGCCGCTGCACCATCGCGCCCTGGTCGCCATTTGCGGCGAGCTCGGCGCCGACCTGTCGGACCTGCCGGACCAGGCGTTCTGCGGCACGCATATCCGCGATGTCTGGAAGATCCTGCGCCCGCGCCTGCCGGAGAGCACGGTGGAGGCCGAATGGATCGCCGCCATCAACCGCTTCTATGTCGAGAACCGCGCCGAGCTGATGCTGCTGCCGGGCGCGGTTGGCACCATCCGCACGCTGGCCGGGCGTGGCGTGGCGCAGGCCTGCGTCTCCAATTCCAGCCGCCGCGTGGTGGACGCCAATATCGACGCGCTCGGCATCGCCGATAAGCTCGCCTTCTCCATCAGCCTCGACGATGTCGAGCACGGCAAGCCGAACCCGGAGCCCTATGCCCGCGCCTGCGCCCGCCTCGGCCTGCCGCCGGCGCAGGTGGTGGCGGTGGAGGACAGCCTCGCCGGCGCCCGCGCCGCCCGCGCCGCCGGGCTGCATGTCATCGGCTATGGCAGCGCGGCGTTTGACGATATCGACCACGCCATCGAGGCCATTGACCAGGTGCTGGCCCTGTTCCCGCCCGCCTGA